Proteins encoded together in one Oreochromis aureus strain Israel breed Guangdong linkage group 23, ZZ_aureus, whole genome shotgun sequence window:
- the LOC116310027 gene encoding hydroxysteroid 11-beta-dehydrogenase 1-like protein codes for MGAVTKVLLASICVAFLAAKWTSPRFDADSLKGARVLVTGASTGIGEQMAYHYARFGAQIVITARREKVLQQVVEKCLSLGAQKAFHIAADMANESDPDKVVDYALEKLGGLDYLVLNHIGPSPFSMWKGDVDHTKWLMKVNFFSYIQMAWKALPSLEQNKGSLVVVSSLLGKITSPFVAPYTSTKFALNGFFGSLRHELAMKKSNVSISVCTLGLIDTDSAMEKVRGVTDVQAYPATDAALNIIITGATRQPELFYPWFTYFIAITKDWFPSVTDYIIQNSYNYIP; via the exons ATGGGAGCTGTCACAAAAGTTCTTTTAGCTAGTATATGTGTTGCTTTCCTGGCTGCCAAATGGACTTCACCCAGATTTGATGCCG ATTCTCTCAAAGGGGCTAGGGTACTGGTGACTGGGGCCAGTACAGGTATTGGTGAACAAATGGCGTATCATTACGCCCGCTTTGGAGCCCAAATTGTTATCACAGCAAGGAGGGAGAAAGTCTTACAGCAG GTAGTAGAAAAGTGTCTGAGTTTAGGAGCCCAGAAAGCTTTTCATATAGCAGCAGACATGGCGAATGAGTCTGACCCTGACAAAGTGGTGGATTATGCTCTGGAGAAGCTGGGAGGTTTGGATTACCTGGTCCTCAATCACATTGGGCCTAGCCCCTTCAGCATGTGGAAGGGAGATGTGGATCACACCAAATGGCTGATGAAG GTCAATTTCTTCAGCTATATTCAGATGGCCTGGAAAGCTTTGCCCTCCCTTGAGCAAAATAAAGGATCACTGGTTGTTGTCTCATCGCTCTTAG GTAAAATAACTTCTCCTTTCGTGGCGCCGTACACCTCAACCAAATTTGCCTTGAACGGGTTCTTTGGGTCTCTTCGTCATGAGCTGGCTATGAAGAAGAGCAACGTGTCCATCTCTGTCTGCACACTAGGTCTTATTGATACCGACTCAGCTATGGAGAAAGTCCG GGGCGTCACTGATGTACAAGCCTACCCCGCCACAGATGCTGCATTGAACATCATCATTACGGGAGCTACAAGGCAGCCAGAGCTTTTCTACCCTTGGTTCACATACTTTATAGCTATCACCAAAGACTGGTTTCCTTCTGTCACAGATTATATAATCCAGAACTCCTACAACTACATCCCATGA
- the LOC116310062 gene encoding hydroxysteroid 11-beta-dehydrogenase 1-like protein, translating into MEAFIKIILSCIFVAFLAIRWTNNFDAESLRGAKVLVTGSSKGIGEQMAYHYARFGAKIVITARSKDTLQKVVEKCLSLGAQEAFYIAADMSNESDLDRVVDFALKKLGGLDYLVLNHIGSTRVAMWDGDVEHAKWLMKINFFSYIQMAWKALPSLEKNKGSLVIVSSLAGKMPSPLTAPYVSTKSALNGFFGSLRHELAMKKSNVSISVCTLGLIDTETAMSKVKGKVNMPAYPATEAALNIIITGATRQPELFYPWFTYIWTLTKDWIPSFTDYVVQRSYNYNP; encoded by the exons ATGGAAGCTTTCATAAAGATTATTTTAAGTTGTATATTTGTTGCTTTCCTGGCCATCAGATGGACCAACAATTTTGATGCAG AATCTCTCAGAGGTGCCAAGGTATTGGTGACTGGGTCCAGTAAAGGCATCGGCGAACAAATGGCATATCATTATGCCCGCTTTGGAGCAAAGATTGTTATTACAGCAAGAAGCAAGGACACGTTACAGAAG GTAGTAGAAAAGTGTCTGAGTTTGGGAGCCCAGGAGGCTTTTTATATAGCAGCAGACATGTCCAATGAGTCTGACCTTGATCGAGTGGTAGATTTTGCCTTGAAGAAGCTGGGAGGTTTGGATTACCTGGTTCTCAATCACATCGGCTCGACCCGTGTCGCCATGTGGGATGGGGACGTAGAACATGCCAAGTGGCTGATGAAG ATCAATTTCTTCAGCTATATTCAGATGGCCTGGAAAGCTTTGCCCTCCCTAGAGAAAAATAAAGGATCGCTGGTGATTGTTTCCTCACTTGCAG GTAAAATGCCCAGTCCCTTAACAGCTCCATATGTCTCAACAAAAAGTGCCTTGAATGGGTTCTTTGGGTCTCTTCGTCATGAGTTGGCTATGAAGAAGAGCAATGTGTCCATCTCTGTGTGCACACTGGGGCTCATTGATACCGAAACAGCCATGAGCAAAGTCAA GGGAAAGGTTAACATGCCAGCCTACCCCGCCACAGAGGCCGCGCTGAACATCATCATCACGGGAGCTACGAGACAGCCAGAGCTTTTCTACCCCTGGTtcacatacatttggactctcaCCAAAGATTGGATTCCTTCTTTTACAGACTATGTGGTCCAGCgctcctacaactacaacccaTGA